A genomic stretch from Candidatus Omnitrophota bacterium includes:
- a CDS encoding acyl carrier protein, whose product MEIETQVKDMIVKLLGLRNANIDTGAKLYEGIGVDSTEMVEIRIALEKEFGVKLDEKEISKFQSIKDIAAIIGSKKA is encoded by the coding sequence ATGGAGATTGAGACGCAAGTAAAAGACATGATAGTAAAATTGCTGGGGCTCAGGAACGCCAATATTGACACAGGCGCGAAACTTTACGAAGGCATCGGAGTTGACTCAACCGAAATGGTGGAGATACGTATTGCTTTAGAGAAGGAGTTTGGTGTAAAATTGGATGAGAAGGAGATCAGCAAATTCCAGTCCATCAAGGACATCGCCGC